Genomic DNA from Fodinicurvata sp. EGI_FJ10296:
CAGCAGATGGGCGCTGATGCGACAGCCCGGGGTCTCGCGCAGGCTGTGCTGCAGCGCCTCGGTAAACGTCTTCACGCCGGACTTCGACACGTTATAGGCCGGATCGCCCGGTGGGCATGTAATCCCCTGTTTCGACCCCGTATTGATGATCAGTCCGGGCCGGGACTGAGCGATCATGTTGGGCGCGAAAATCTGAGATCCGTTGATCACGCCCCACAGATTGACCCGGAGGATTTCCTGCCACGCATCGGCAGGTCCGAATATGTCGCTGCCGGGCTGAATGCCGGCATTGTTCATCAGCACATCGACCCGGCCGAATTGATCACGAACGGCCGACTCAAGCACCCGGATCGCATCGGCGTCGCCCATGTCGGTTGGCACGGCCATAACGGCATCCACCCCGTCCGGCGCCATCCGGGCGACGCGGCTGGCCGCCTGTTCCAGCCGCTCGCCGGCA
This window encodes:
- a CDS encoding SDR family NAD(P)-dependent oxidoreductase yields the protein MNHESLAAGNVAVITGAASGIGLAAAERFAGLGLRVCLADLAGERLEQAASRVARMAPDGVDAVMAVPTDMGDADAIRVLESAVRDQFGRVDVLMNNAGIQPGSDIFGPADAWQEILRVNLWGVINGSQIFAPNMIAQSRPGLIINTGSKQGITCPPGDPAYNVSKSGVKTFTEALQHSLRETPGCRISAHLLIPGFVFTPLTAKGRTEKPDGAWTPEQTIEFMLERLGEGDFYILCPDNEVDRATDEKRIAWAAGDITENRPPLSRWHPGYAAAFKDFAGGK